In a single window of the Pandoraea pulmonicola genome:
- a CDS encoding ABC transporter ATP-binding protein, whose product MIAIDGVSKRYGDFQALERVDMNIARGEFVVLLGASGCGKSTLLNLITGFDEPTTGRIRVNGREVKGIDPHCGMVFQQYALFPWLSVLDNVAFGLKMKGVDKPTRYATARRYIEMVGLKGFEDRYPKALSGGMRQRVSIARVLANDPDVILLDEPFAALDAMTRQVLQEELLQIYQKSGKTIVFITHSIDEALMLSTRMVIMSARPGRVACDLPNDLPMPRDAQVQLSPRYNELKSQIWNTVQTEVMRSLENQAA is encoded by the coding sequence ATGATCGCCATCGACGGCGTGTCGAAGCGCTACGGCGATTTTCAGGCGCTAGAGCGCGTGGACATGAACATCGCGCGCGGCGAATTCGTGGTGCTGCTGGGCGCTTCGGGTTGCGGCAAATCGACGCTGCTCAACCTGATCACGGGCTTCGACGAACCCACCACGGGCCGCATTCGCGTGAATGGCCGCGAGGTGAAGGGCATCGACCCGCACTGCGGCATGGTCTTCCAGCAGTACGCGCTGTTTCCCTGGCTGAGCGTGCTCGATAACGTGGCGTTCGGCCTGAAGATGAAAGGCGTGGACAAGCCCACGCGCTATGCCACCGCACGACGCTATATCGAGATGGTCGGGCTGAAGGGCTTCGAGGATCGGTACCCGAAGGCGCTCTCCGGCGGCATGCGCCAGCGCGTCTCGATTGCCCGCGTGCTGGCCAATGACCCGGATGTGATTCTGCTCGACGAACCCTTCGCCGCGCTCGACGCCATGACGCGTCAGGTGCTGCAGGAAGAACTGCTGCAGATCTATCAGAAGAGCGGCAAGACGATCGTCTTCATTACGCACTCCATCGACGAAGCCCTGATGCTGTCGACGCGCATGGTGATCATGAGCGCGCGCCCGGGCCGCGTCGCGTGCGATCTGCCGAACGATCTGCCCATGCCGCGCGACGCACAGGTCCAGCTCTCGCCGCGCTACAACGAACTCAAGTCGCAAATCTGGAACACCGTGCAGACCGAAGTGATGCGCAGCCTGGAGAACCAGGCCGCCTGA
- a CDS encoding NAD(P)/FAD-dependent oxidoreductase, whose amino-acid sequence MSNQVTSSRPVRDTFPVYQAGAGWNALLPPRVPHTKAPLARSFDVIVIGAGFTGLAAARRVAELRPETNVLVIDATTVGNGSAGRNSGFLINLPHNTGMGGHGSPVEVARKQIHLYDLGLKWLHELVRTHGIDCGWNPVGKYHAAATRDGEQRLRDTLAQYREWGVTYRELSRDALQSEIGTDYYGYGYHSDNNVFVQPAALVRGLADTLPANVRLWEDEPVLSLDGTGPFTVTTPNATLSAPQVIVANNGFARKLGLARDRVFTIYTYAAMTPVLAAEELAKLGPAREWGVIPANRLGTTLRKTLGGRFVVRSAYSYEKERPMADVDAMLTDAYRRRYPHMATHRFEHVWGGVTALTRNGALYFGEIRRGLFASLGCNGAGVLKGSMFGKLLGEMACGQQSPELADALGFERPTWLPPEPIRRLAIVSAIQYQKHRAGLER is encoded by the coding sequence ATGTCCAATCAAGTCACCTCTTCCCGCCCCGTGCGGGACACTTTCCCCGTGTATCAGGCGGGGGCCGGCTGGAACGCCCTGCTGCCGCCCCGCGTGCCGCACACGAAGGCGCCGTTGGCGCGCAGTTTCGACGTCATCGTCATCGGCGCGGGGTTCACCGGCCTGGCGGCCGCCCGCCGGGTGGCAGAGCTACGCCCCGAAACGAACGTGCTGGTGATCGATGCGACCACGGTCGGCAACGGCTCGGCCGGGCGCAATTCGGGCTTCCTCATCAACCTGCCTCACAACACCGGCATGGGCGGCCACGGCAGTCCGGTGGAAGTCGCGCGCAAGCAGATCCATCTCTATGACCTCGGCCTGAAGTGGTTGCATGAACTCGTGCGGACACACGGGATCGATTGCGGCTGGAACCCGGTCGGCAAGTATCACGCGGCAGCCACCCGCGACGGAGAGCAACGCCTGCGCGACACGCTCGCGCAATATCGCGAGTGGGGCGTGACCTATCGGGAACTATCGCGCGACGCACTGCAAAGCGAGATCGGCACGGACTACTACGGCTACGGGTATCACTCGGACAACAACGTGTTCGTGCAGCCGGCCGCGCTCGTGCGCGGGCTGGCCGACACGCTGCCGGCCAATGTCCGCCTGTGGGAGGACGAGCCGGTACTCTCGCTCGACGGCACGGGACCATTCACCGTAACGACGCCCAACGCCACGTTGAGCGCCCCGCAGGTGATCGTCGCCAACAACGGCTTCGCCCGCAAGCTCGGCCTCGCACGCGATCGCGTGTTCACGATCTACACTTACGCGGCAATGACGCCGGTGCTGGCCGCCGAGGAACTCGCCAAGCTCGGTCCCGCGCGCGAATGGGGCGTGATTCCCGCCAACCGGCTCGGCACTACGCTGCGCAAGACGCTCGGCGGACGCTTCGTCGTTCGCAGCGCGTATTCGTATGAGAAGGAACGCCCGATGGCCGACGTCGACGCCATGTTGACGGACGCGTACCGCCGCCGTTACCCGCACATGGCAACGCACAGATTCGAGCATGTCTGGGGCGGAGTCACCGCCCTCACGCGCAATGGCGCACTGTACTTCGGCGAAATTCGCCGAGGGCTGTTCGCGTCGCTGGGCTGCAACGGCGCCGGCGTACTCAAGGGCAGCATGTTCGGCAAGTTGCTCGGCGAGATGGCATGCGGACAGCAGTCCCCGGAACTGGCCGACGCGCTGGGCTTCGAGCGCCCAACCTGGCTGCCGCCGGAGCCGATCCGGCGCCTGGCCATCGTGTCCGCGATCCAGTATCAGAAGCATCGCGCCGGGCTGGAACGGTAA
- a CDS encoding di-heme oxidoredictase family protein, translating into MSGLSVRWRTRLGAALLSGMLSSHAGAQTAGVPVTREAFGQPMAFASEEGASLTQFAEGRALFRQSWVVYPSSERRIAGLGPVYNQISCIACHVKFGRGNAPVGPDEAPHGLLVRLSVPGKTATGAPREHPDYGDQLGDKAIPGVPAEGQVRVHYTTRSESLAGGEIVTLRVPQLRFTDLAFGSLGHGTMTSARVGSPVYGLGWLEAVDDGTLHALAARRLPDGVRGKVNRVWDATAKRQVVGRFGWKANQPTIRQQIASAFVGDLGVTSTVYPTKSCPAVQTACRAAPTDGQPDLTDAQLDAVEYFQRTLEVPARRDVDDPRVMRGERGFAQAGCAACHVSVLRTGAFPPLAAMANRDIAPYTDMLLHDMGTGLADGRPDFLAGPRDWRTPPLWGLGLAVHVNPDATFLHDGRARTLQEAILWHGGEARVSRERFRAMSPQARADLLRFLMSL; encoded by the coding sequence ATGTCTGGATTGAGCGTGCGATGGCGCACCCGTCTGGGCGCAGCGCTGCTAAGTGGCATGCTGTCGTCTCACGCAGGCGCGCAGACGGCGGGTGTGCCGGTGACGCGCGAGGCATTCGGCCAGCCGATGGCGTTCGCGAGTGAGGAGGGCGCGTCTCTCACGCAGTTTGCCGAGGGGCGAGCGCTCTTTCGTCAGAGTTGGGTGGTCTACCCGTCATCCGAGCGTCGGATCGCGGGGCTGGGCCCCGTCTACAACCAGATTTCCTGCATCGCTTGTCACGTGAAGTTCGGGCGCGGCAACGCACCGGTAGGGCCGGACGAGGCGCCGCACGGGTTACTGGTGCGCCTGAGCGTGCCGGGCAAGACGGCCACAGGTGCGCCGCGCGAGCATCCCGACTACGGCGATCAGTTGGGCGACAAGGCCATTCCCGGCGTGCCCGCCGAAGGGCAGGTGCGCGTGCATTACACGACGCGCAGCGAGAGCCTCGCCGGCGGCGAGATCGTCACGCTGCGGGTGCCGCAATTGCGCTTTACCGATCTGGCCTTCGGCTCGCTGGGACACGGCACGATGACCTCGGCGCGCGTTGGTTCGCCGGTGTATGGCCTTGGCTGGCTGGAAGCCGTGGACGACGGCACGCTGCATGCGCTGGCCGCTCGACGCCTGCCCGACGGCGTGCGTGGCAAGGTCAACCGCGTATGGGACGCGACGGCGAAACGTCAGGTCGTCGGACGCTTCGGCTGGAAGGCGAACCAGCCGACGATACGGCAGCAGATCGCCAGTGCGTTCGTGGGCGATCTGGGCGTCACGTCGACGGTCTATCCGACAAAATCCTGTCCGGCGGTACAGACGGCATGCCGCGCCGCGCCCACCGACGGCCAACCCGATCTGACGGACGCTCAACTCGACGCCGTCGAGTATTTCCAGAGAACACTCGAGGTTCCTGCGCGTCGCGACGTCGACGACCCTCGGGTCATGCGCGGCGAGCGCGGATTTGCGCAGGCTGGATGTGCCGCGTGCCATGTGTCAGTGTTGCGGACAGGCGCGTTCCCGCCGCTGGCGGCGATGGCGAATCGCGACATTGCGCCTTACACGGACATGCTGTTGCACGACATGGGGACGGGACTCGCCGATGGTCGTCCCGACTTCCTTGCCGGACCGCGCGACTGGCGCACGCCGCCGCTGTGGGGTTTGGGGCTCGCGGTGCACGTCAATCCCGACGCAACGTTTCTGCACGATGGCCGCGCGCGCACGCTGCAGGAAGCGATTCTCTGGCACGGCGGCGAAGCACGCGTTTCGCGCGAACGCTTTCGTGCCATGTCGCCGCAGGCGCGCGCGGATCTTCTGCGATTCCTGATGTCGCTGTGA
- a CDS encoding ABC transporter substrate-binding protein, with translation MRAQAMKGWGKWTRFVRHAAAAWVLAAMSGAAVSAPRETLTVLTSYPEEVVATFERAFERRHPEIALQVLWRQHRDAYDFLQGPAQGGVDVYWSPAVRNFADLAQEGSLRKLDVDLSGLPSHVGKFRISDPEGRFVASEIAGFGFMIDPATLARQGLPAPRTWQDLTHPRYRGHVLFPVPSRVGFAPTLLDVILQSEGWDSGWALLSEAGANFVFAQTGGAFASLSQGMRAPLSIAVTIDFFASSAIANGAPLAFLYPPGTGYSPAHIGILRDTRHLDAARSFVAFVLSDEGQRLLFAPDVRKLPVRPSVYRDAPRGTHDPFAANAATAGATYEETLGLSRYALDNALFDVFVTQRKAELTALWTRWHELNDRQATQAADGRCLAKARALLTQAPIDAATASDISLRKTFDRRRNDAEAGARADAYEAVWASALEARTSQVRQWLSEEATCLD, from the coding sequence ATGCGAGCACAAGCCATGAAGGGGTGGGGAAAGTGGACTCGTTTCGTCCGCCATGCCGCCGCCGCGTGGGTATTGGCGGCAATGTCCGGTGCGGCGGTATCGGCGCCACGCGAAACGCTGACCGTGTTGACGAGTTACCCCGAGGAGGTGGTGGCGACGTTCGAGCGGGCGTTCGAGCGCAGGCATCCCGAGATCGCCCTGCAGGTTCTCTGGCGGCAGCATCGGGACGCCTACGATTTCCTGCAAGGTCCCGCGCAAGGCGGCGTCGATGTGTATTGGTCGCCTGCCGTGCGCAACTTCGCGGATCTGGCGCAAGAGGGCTCGCTGCGCAAGCTCGACGTCGATCTGAGCGGATTGCCGTCGCATGTGGGCAAGTTTCGGATCTCCGACCCCGAGGGGCGCTTCGTCGCCTCCGAGATTGCGGGGTTCGGCTTCATGATCGACCCTGCCACACTGGCCCGGCAAGGGCTGCCTGCGCCGCGGACGTGGCAGGACCTGACGCATCCGCGCTATCGCGGCCACGTGCTGTTTCCCGTGCCGAGCCGCGTCGGTTTCGCACCGACATTGCTCGACGTGATATTGCAGTCCGAGGGGTGGGACAGCGGATGGGCGTTGCTCTCCGAGGCCGGGGCGAACTTTGTGTTCGCACAGACGGGCGGGGCGTTCGCGAGTCTGTCGCAAGGCATGCGGGCGCCGCTCTCGATAGCGGTAACGATCGATTTCTTCGCCAGCTCGGCCATCGCCAACGGTGCGCCGCTCGCCTTCCTCTACCCGCCGGGCACGGGCTACTCGCCGGCACACATCGGCATCCTGCGCGATACCCGGCATCTCGACGCTGCCCGCTCGTTCGTCGCGTTCGTGCTCTCCGACGAGGGGCAGCGGCTGCTGTTTGCGCCCGATGTGCGCAAGTTGCCAGTGCGCCCGAGTGTCTATCGCGATGCGCCCAGGGGGACTCACGACCCATTTGCCGCCAACGCCGCGACGGCGGGCGCCACATACGAGGAAACGCTCGGGCTGTCTCGCTACGCATTGGACAACGCGCTCTTCGACGTCTTCGTGACGCAACGCAAGGCCGAACTGACGGCGCTCTGGACGCGCTGGCACGAATTGAACGATCGCCAGGCAACACAGGCGGCGGACGGTCGTTGTCTCGCAAAGGCTCGCGCGTTGCTGACGCAGGCGCCGATCGACGCCGCGACGGCATCCGATATCTCGTTGCGCAAGACATTCGACCGGCGACGCAATGACGCCGAGGCCGGTGCGCGAGCCGACGCGTACGAAGCCGTTTGGGCGTCGGCGCTCGAGGCGCGGACGTCGCAGGTGCGGCAGTGGCTTTCCGAAGAGGCGACATGTCTGGATTGA
- a CDS encoding TonB-dependent receptor plug domain-containing protein, with protein MLAAAVSSTAGYAAEEPVFELGRVDVTARGERIPAGTETLDAEQIEQASRLTVGAALDMLPGVNISKVGPRNEEMVYVRGFDMRQVPLLIDGIPVYVSYDGYVDLGRFTTFDLGAIDVQKGYSTVLAGPNTLGGVVNLVSRRPQSEFEGNIGGGLMFDRRFANNGYQGNFNLGSNRGMWYIQASGSYLERDFYTLSDAFRGVPGQAPGRRNNSSHRDRKINLKIGLTPNATDEYSLNYINQQGTKGNPPYAGTDPTQTARYWRWPYWDKESVYYISRTQLGDDSYVKLRAYYDRYKNALSMYDDATYSTQLKKTSSNSSYDDHTWGASAEVGTKLFSANTLKFAAHVKNDFHHEINPGKPDQHFEDTTLSFGLEDTHEFTDRFSAQAGVSYDRRIARRAENVSASNQLIDFPKDNVDAWNPQIGFVYKTSPTGKVHLGVAEKSRFPTIKDRYSYRMGTAIPNAGLKPERATNVELGYSESIAPGTTGTVNLFYSDIRNLIQGASIPASACSNPPCTQMQNVGHVVAQGVEVSLNSQIGDSVEVGGNYTYLNRQNRSDPSIVLTDAPRHKLFLYGKWSITSAVALSGDTEFTSSRVSSSDGRRVAAGFGIANAKLAWKVVRNVTAEFGVRNIFDRNYAYTEGYPEAGRNYYVNVNYAF; from the coding sequence ATGTTGGCGGCCGCCGTGTCGTCGACGGCGGGTTATGCCGCCGAAGAGCCTGTGTTTGAGCTGGGACGTGTGGACGTGACGGCCAGGGGCGAGCGAATCCCGGCCGGAACGGAGACGCTCGACGCCGAACAGATCGAGCAGGCGAGCCGGTTGACGGTGGGCGCCGCGCTCGACATGCTGCCCGGCGTGAATATTTCGAAAGTCGGCCCGCGTAACGAGGAGATGGTCTACGTGCGCGGCTTCGACATGCGCCAGGTGCCGCTGCTCATCGACGGTATTCCGGTGTACGTGTCGTACGACGGTTATGTCGACCTCGGGCGCTTCACGACGTTCGACCTCGGCGCCATCGACGTTCAGAAGGGCTACAGCACGGTGCTCGCCGGGCCGAACACGCTGGGCGGCGTGGTGAACCTGGTGAGCCGTCGTCCGCAAAGCGAGTTCGAAGGCAATATCGGCGGCGGCCTGATGTTCGACCGGCGGTTCGCCAACAACGGCTACCAGGGGAACTTCAACCTCGGCAGCAATCGGGGCATGTGGTACATCCAGGCGAGCGGATCGTACCTGGAGCGCGACTTCTACACGCTGTCCGACGCGTTCAGGGGTGTGCCGGGGCAGGCGCCGGGCCGTCGCAACAATTCGAGCCATCGCGATCGCAAGATCAACCTCAAGATCGGTTTGACGCCGAACGCCACGGACGAGTACTCGCTGAACTACATCAACCAGCAGGGCACGAAGGGCAACCCGCCGTACGCGGGCACCGACCCGACCCAGACCGCACGCTACTGGCGCTGGCCGTACTGGGACAAGGAGAGCGTGTATTACATCTCGCGTACCCAACTGGGCGACGACAGCTACGTGAAGCTGCGCGCTTACTACGATCGGTACAAGAATGCCCTGAGCATGTACGACGATGCGACGTATTCGACCCAGTTGAAGAAGACTTCGTCGAACTCGTCCTATGACGACCATACGTGGGGCGCGAGCGCCGAAGTCGGTACGAAGCTCTTCAGCGCCAATACGCTGAAATTCGCCGCCCATGTGAAGAACGATTTCCATCACGAGATCAATCCAGGCAAGCCGGACCAGCATTTCGAGGACACGACGCTGTCGTTCGGTCTCGAAGACACGCACGAGTTCACCGACCGGTTCTCCGCGCAGGCGGGGGTGAGCTACGACCGGCGCATCGCGCGCCGCGCCGAAAACGTGAGCGCGTCCAACCAGCTCATCGATTTCCCGAAGGACAACGTCGACGCCTGGAATCCGCAGATCGGCTTCGTCTACAAGACGTCGCCTACTGGCAAGGTGCACCTGGGCGTGGCGGAGAAGAGCCGTTTTCCGACGATCAAGGACCGCTATTCGTACCGCATGGGGACCGCCATTCCGAACGCCGGCCTCAAGCCAGAGCGCGCGACCAACGTCGAGCTCGGCTACAGCGAAAGCATCGCACCGGGCACCACCGGGACCGTGAACCTGTTCTACAGCGATATCCGCAATCTGATTCAGGGCGCATCGATTCCGGCGAGTGCATGCAGCAACCCGCCGTGCACGCAGATGCAGAACGTGGGCCATGTGGTGGCGCAGGGGGTCGAGGTTTCGCTCAACAGCCAGATCGGCGACAGCGTGGAAGTCGGCGGCAATTACACGTACCTGAACCGGCAGAACCGCAGTGATCCGTCGATCGTGCTGACCGACGCACCCCGTCACAAGCTTTTCCTCTATGGCAAGTGGAGTATCACGTCGGCGGTGGCGTTGAGCGGCGACACCGAGTTCACCTCGTCGCGCGTGAGTTCGAGCGACGGCCGTCGCGTTGCCGCCGGTTTCGGCATCGCCAACGCGAAGCTCGCGTGGAAGGTTGTGCGCAACGTGACGGCCGAGTTTGGCGTGCGCAACATCTTCGACCGCAACTACGCTTACACCGAAGGGTATCCGGAGGCGGGGCGCAACTATTACGTCAACGTGAACTATGCGTTCTGA
- a CDS encoding organic hydroperoxide resistance protein, whose amino-acid sequence MTQLDKVLYTGRTHTTSGGRDGTARSNDGRLDITLSSPGTSGSGTNPEQLSAAGWSACFIGAMGLAAQAGKIALPKDLSVDAEVDLGRNEGGYALQARLFVNLPGVPHDVAQSLIDTAHATCPYSKMTRGNIGVTITLV is encoded by the coding sequence ATGACCCAACTCGACAAGGTTCTTTACACCGGCCGCACCCACACCACCTCCGGCGGTCGCGACGGCACTGCGCGCAGCAACGACGGACGGCTCGACATCACCCTCTCCTCACCCGGCACGAGCGGCAGCGGCACAAACCCGGAGCAGTTGTCCGCCGCCGGCTGGTCGGCCTGTTTCATCGGCGCCATGGGACTGGCCGCGCAGGCGGGCAAGATCGCACTGCCCAAAGACCTGTCGGTCGATGCCGAAGTCGATCTCGGTCGCAATGAAGGCGGCTATGCGCTGCAGGCCCGTCTCTTCGTGAACCTGCCCGGCGTGCCGCACGACGTCGCACAAAGCCTCATCGATACGGCGCACGCCACCTGCCCGTACTCGAAGATGACGCGCGGCAATATCGGCGTGACCATCACGCTGGTCTGA
- a CDS encoding ATP-binding protein, producing MTANRTPTPADAAPPRSSRWRWPRSLFARLALILFLGLALAQGLSFWLTMTERNRVTSNMMSVYIESEVASSVALLDHLPAVERAQWLPRLARRSYRFELGSGVSGGHPDAGLAAQVARVIEDAIGVSYPLTVNSVPNDPDRLQVHLRLTDGSPLTIDVFPTPTLPLSGWLPALLVVQLLLIGACCWLAVRVATRPLDALAKAADTLGPDLRAERLREDGPSEVARAARAFNAMQDRIGSYMAERMQILAAISHDLQTPITRMRLRVDTMDDQTSAVRLQQDLREMEALVKEGVTYARTLHGTSEAPRKVDLDALLDSLVCDYVDAGSPVALTGKVGHPIVTRPQALRRIVGNLVDNALKYGDDARVTVSQAPGGIEVIVCDGGPGIPDDMLEAVFAPFVRLEASRNRHTGGTGLGLAIARQLAQAMDATLTLRNRDAGGLEARLTLKA from the coding sequence ATGACGGCCAACCGGACGCCCACGCCGGCGGATGCCGCACCGCCGCGGTCCTCACGCTGGCGCTGGCCGCGTTCGCTGTTCGCCCGGCTGGCGCTGATCCTCTTTCTGGGGCTGGCGCTCGCGCAAGGGCTGTCGTTCTGGCTCACGATGACCGAGCGCAACCGCGTGACGTCGAACATGATGAGCGTCTACATCGAGAGCGAAGTGGCCAGCTCCGTGGCGCTGCTCGACCATCTTCCGGCGGTCGAGCGTGCGCAATGGCTGCCGCGGCTGGCGCGTCGCAGCTATCGCTTCGAGTTGGGATCGGGCGTGAGCGGCGGCCATCCCGACGCCGGCCTGGCCGCGCAGGTCGCGCGCGTCATCGAGGACGCCATCGGTGTGTCGTACCCGCTGACGGTCAACAGTGTGCCGAACGATCCCGACCGCCTGCAGGTGCATCTGCGCCTCACCGACGGCTCGCCGCTGACCATCGACGTCTTCCCCACACCGACGCTGCCGCTCTCGGGCTGGCTGCCAGCCTTGCTGGTCGTGCAATTGCTGCTCATCGGCGCTTGCTGCTGGCTCGCGGTGCGTGTGGCGACGCGTCCGCTCGATGCGCTGGCGAAGGCCGCGGATACGTTGGGTCCGGATCTGCGCGCGGAGCGACTGCGCGAAGACGGGCCGTCGGAGGTGGCTCGAGCCGCGCGGGCGTTCAACGCGATGCAGGACCGCATCGGTAGTTACATGGCCGAGCGCATGCAGATTCTGGCGGCCATTTCGCACGATCTGCAGACGCCCATCACACGGATGCGTCTGCGCGTCGACACGATGGACGATCAGACATCGGCGGTGCGGCTGCAGCAGGATCTGCGCGAGATGGAGGCGCTCGTCAAGGAGGGGGTGACGTACGCCCGCACGCTGCATGGCACGTCCGAAGCGCCGCGCAAGGTGGATCTCGATGCGTTGCTCGACAGTCTCGTCTGCGACTATGTGGACGCGGGCTCGCCGGTGGCGCTGACGGGAAAGGTCGGGCATCCCATCGTGACGCGCCCGCAGGCACTGCGGCGCATCGTCGGGAATCTCGTCGACAACGCGCTCAAGTATGGCGACGACGCGCGGGTGACGGTCTCGCAAGCGCCGGGCGGCATCGAAGTGATCGTATGCGATGGTGGACCGGGCATCCCGGACGACATGCTCGAAGCGGTTTTCGCGCCATTCGTTCGGCTGGAAGCGTCGCGCAATCGTCATACCGGCGGTACCGGGCTGGGGCTGGCCATTGCGCGACAGTTGGCGCAGGCGATGGACGCCACGCTCACGTTGCGCAATCGCGATGCGGGCGGACTGGAGGCGCGGCTTACGCTCAAGGCGTGA
- a CDS encoding response regulator codes for MEKIDHVLIVDDDRGIRELLANYLEKNGMRVSVAANGREMRSVLADGAPDLIVLDLMLPGGDGLVLCRELRAGKFRAVPVLMLTARGEETDRIVGLEMGADDYLAKPFAVRELLARIKSVLRRTRMLPPGMQITETAEILAFGEWQLDTTARHLLDGEGTQVALSGAEYRLLRVLLDHPQRVLTRDQLLNLTQGRQADAFDRSIDLLVSRLRQRLGDGAREPRYIKTLRNEGYVFCAAVTVVAAPQ; via the coding sequence ATGGAAAAAATCGATCATGTGCTGATCGTCGACGACGATCGCGGCATTCGGGAACTGCTCGCCAACTATCTCGAGAAGAACGGCATGCGCGTGAGCGTGGCCGCGAACGGCCGCGAGATGCGATCGGTACTGGCCGACGGCGCGCCCGACCTCATCGTGCTCGACCTGATGCTGCCCGGCGGCGACGGCCTGGTGCTGTGCCGCGAGTTGCGCGCGGGCAAGTTCCGCGCGGTGCCGGTGCTCATGCTGACCGCGCGCGGCGAGGAGACCGATCGTATCGTCGGCCTGGAGATGGGGGCGGACGATTACCTCGCCAAGCCGTTCGCGGTGCGTGAGTTGCTCGCCCGCATCAAGTCCGTGCTGCGCCGCACGCGCATGCTGCCGCCGGGCATGCAGATCACCGAAACCGCCGAGATTCTGGCGTTCGGCGAATGGCAGCTCGATACCACGGCGCGGCATCTACTTGATGGCGAGGGAACGCAGGTGGCGCTGAGCGGCGCCGAATACCGGCTGCTGCGCGTGCTGCTCGATCATCCGCAACGCGTGCTCACGCGCGATCAGTTGCTCAACCTCACGCAAGGCCGCCAGGCCGACGCCTTTGATCGCTCGATCGATCTGCTCGTGAGCCGCCTGCGTCAACGGTTGGGCGACGGCGCGCGCGAGCCGCGCTACATCAAGACGCTGCGCAACGAGGGCTATGTCTTCTGCGCGGCGGTCACCGTGGTGGCGGCGCCGCAATGA
- a CDS encoding GFA family protein, with product MPSDMLQGSCHCGAVRFEVKTPVEPASRCNCSLCRRKGALMSPAFPEADLRILSGQDELTCYQFNTRVARHYFCRHCGIYTFHGTRTSPGMWRVNLGCLDGIDPYALPATVADGRQLSVVEEA from the coding sequence ATGCCATCAGACATGCTGCAAGGATCCTGTCACTGCGGGGCCGTGCGTTTCGAAGTGAAAACGCCCGTGGAACCGGCCAGCCGCTGCAACTGCAGCCTTTGCCGCCGCAAAGGTGCGTTGATGTCGCCCGCGTTCCCCGAGGCCGACCTGCGCATCCTGTCGGGGCAGGACGAGTTGACCTGCTACCAGTTCAACACCCGCGTAGCGCGGCACTATTTCTGCAGGCACTGCGGCATCTATACGTTCCATGGCACGCGCACGTCGCCCGGCATGTGGCGGGTGAACCTCGGATGCCTCGACGGGATCGACCCGTATGCGCTCCCGGCCACGGTCGCCGACGGTCGGCAACTCTCCGTCGTGGAGGAGGCATGA
- a CDS encoding thioredoxin family protein, with amino-acid sequence MLPLLRSAFVALALTGLAACTPSQARPASGGTAPEFTGIDTWLNSPPLTLQQLRGKVVLVDFWTYSCINCIHTLPQVQRWYQKYKDQGLVVVGVHTPEYAFERDTGNVRDAIRRFGLTYPVAQDNRYATWKAYGNLYWPAFYLVDKSGRIVYTHFGEGDYDKTEAAIKAQLTTMP; translated from the coding sequence ATGCTGCCTCTGCTCAGAAGCGCCTTCGTCGCCCTCGCCCTCACCGGCCTTGCCGCCTGCACGCCGTCACAGGCCCGGCCGGCCAGCGGCGGCACGGCGCCGGAGTTCACCGGCATCGACACCTGGCTCAACAGTCCTCCGCTCACCCTGCAGCAACTGCGCGGCAAGGTCGTGCTGGTCGACTTCTGGACATACTCATGCATCAACTGCATCCACACGCTGCCACAGGTTCAGCGGTGGTATCAGAAGTACAAGGATCAGGGACTGGTCGTGGTGGGCGTGCATACGCCGGAGTACGCCTTCGAGCGCGACACCGGCAACGTGCGCGATGCGATCCGCCGCTTCGGCCTGACCTATCCGGTCGCGCAGGACAACCGCTACGCCACGTGGAAGGCTTACGGCAACCTCTACTGGCCGGCGTTCTACCTGGTCGACAAGTCGGGCAGGATCGTCTACACGCACTTCGGCGAAGGCGACTACGACAAGACCGAGGCCGCCATCAAGGCGCAACTGACCACCATGCCGTAG
- a CDS encoding Rrf2 family transcriptional regulator — MRSDSRLSRMLHVLLHMARHDAPFTSEQLAQMLCTNAVVVRRTMAGLRDAGYVRSDKGHGGGWSIACDLRAVTLLDIHRAVGGPHLFAIGVESDNPECAVERAVNAVLEDALQEAEALLIARLGAISLADLAQRFDALCRHPATAV, encoded by the coding sequence ATGCGAAGCGACAGCCGTCTCTCGCGCATGCTGCACGTGCTGCTGCACATGGCGCGGCACGACGCACCGTTTACGTCGGAACAACTCGCGCAGATGCTGTGCACCAACGCCGTGGTCGTGCGGCGCACGATGGCCGGTCTGCGCGACGCTGGCTATGTGCGTTCCGACAAGGGACACGGCGGCGGCTGGTCGATCGCTTGTGATCTGCGCGCGGTGACGTTGCTCGACATCCATCGCGCCGTGGGCGGTCCGCACCTCTTTGCCATTGGCGTCGAGAGCGACAACCCCGAATGCGCCGTCGAACGAGCGGTCAACGCCGTGCTCGAGGACGCGCTGCAAGAGGCCGAGGCGTTGTTGATCGCCCGCCTGGGCGCGATTTCGCTGGCCGACCTCGCGCAGCGCTTCGACGCCCTGTGCCGGCACCCGGCGACGGCGGTGTGA